TACGCCCCCACGTCATTGAGCATCTGCTGCATCGGCCTGGCGAGGCACGTGAAGATCGGCGTGTCGCGAATGGTGTACTTGCTGCCTTTGGACTCGCGCAGCGCCATCACCAGATCCAAAAAGTCCTTGGGTTCGTTCGTCTCAAAGGCCACGACAAACTCCTGATCATCCAACCCGAAGGAATAGGTCGTGTGCAGCCGCACCGACGGGAATCTATTGCCGATCTTGATGTGCTCATCCATCATCGCCTGCCGCTCCTCCAGCGGCAGCAGGTACCAGTCGCGCGATTTCACAAACGGATAGACGAAGAGGTACTTATCGTTGGCCGGCGTGATGCATCGGCGTCTGTCTGCGTGATCAGGATCAAGTTTATCGACGTAGGTCGACCGCTTGGTCATCGATAAATAGGAGTACGGCACGGAGAGATAGCCGCCCATCGCTGTGCGCCCCACGGCCCCGGACATCTCCTGCAGCGGCTCCAACGTTGCCCCGACGCGCCAAATCATGAAATCCGCATCCGCCTTCATGCCGATCAAGGAGTACGTGCGCACCATCAGCTTTCTCGACCAGGTGTCCACCACGCCGGCCAACTCGTTGGCGTGCTTGCGTTTTGTCGACTGCGGCAGCCGCCGCCACTCCGGGCTGAGGTGAAAAAACCTGAAACTAACGAACTGCCGGATATCGGCTGCTTTTGCCGTCGACGCCTGAGGCTC
This window of the Candidatus Omnitrophota bacterium genome carries:
- a CDS encoding chlorite dismutase family protein codes for the protein MTTQTVTEPQASTAKAADIRQFVSFRFFHLSPEWRRLPQSTKRKHANELAGVVDTWSRKLMVRTYSLIGMKADADFMIWRVGATLEPLQEMSGAVGRTAMGGYLSVPYSYLSMTKRSTYVDKLDPDHADRRRCITPANDKYLFVYPFVKSRDWYLLPLEERQAMMDEHIKIGNRFPSVRLHTTYSFGLDDQEFVVAFETNEPKDFLDLVMALRESKGSKYTIRDTPIFTCLARPMQQMLNDVGA